In the genome of Planctomyces sp. SH-PL62, the window GCAGACGCAACCCTTCCTGGCATCCCCTGGCCCGAGGACCGGATCCATGCTCGACCTTGCGACGACGTCCCTGATTCTGGAGCCTCTCGCCTCCCCGGACGATATCCGGGAAGGCTGGAACGCCCGAACCTCCTTCCTGGACGCCCGCCACCCCGGCGAGGAGGAGGAGTTCGACGAAACCTTCGACGACGAGGAAGACGACGAGGAGGAGTTCGACGAACTCGACGATGAGGAAGACATCGACGAGGACTTCGACGACGACGAGGAAGACATCGACGAAGAGCTCGACGACGAGATCGAGGACATCGACGTCGACGAGGATGAAGACGACTTCGACGACGATGACGACGACGAGTTCGACGACATCGACGAGGAAGACGAAGAAGACATCGACTGAGCCCCGACGGACCCCGCCGGGGACCCGACGAGCAATCCCGGAAGAGGCAGGCCCCACGGCCTGCCTCTTCTCCGTTTACGCGGGCGTGCGCGGGGGATTTCCGGGAGGAGAAGCGAGAATGCACCTTGCCGCACGTCATGACTTCGGGATATTCTAAGAGAGATCGCCGTATCGGCCACCCTCCCTCGGCGCTTCGCCGGGCGATGGGACGATGTCGGTGGCAGGTACGAAGGGAGACGAAGCGATGGGTGGATCGAACGACTGGATGGGGGATTCCACCGGAGATCGGCCGACTCCTGAGACCTCGACGCGAAGGGTGCGCGAGCAATCCCAGCGCGATTTTGAAATCGAGTTCCTCGGCGGCATCCTGGAACGCGACCCGTACCTCGTCGAAGTCCTCCGCGTGCACGCCAACAACCTCGCGGCCAAGGGGTTGTACACTCGCGCGTTGCAGCTCGACCGCAGGCTCGTCCGGCTCCTCCCCGAAGATGCAATCGCCTGGTACAACCTGGCGTGCAGCTACGCGATGATGGGCATGATCGATCCCGCCTTCGCTGGCCTGCAACGGTCCCTGGAGCTGGGCTACCAGTGCCAGGAGCGGCTGCGGCACGACCCCGACCTGAAGACGCTCCGCCGCGATCCTCGCTTCCAGCGGTTGATCCGCCGCTTCGAGTTCATCCTCTGATCGGCCCCGCCGCCGATTCGTTCCGGAACGCCCCGGCCGCGCCGGCCCAAACCCGCTGAAGAGGGCGGGCGCCGCCCACCGATCCCCGGACGGTGAGCGGCGCCCGCCTTTTTTTTTTGCCCTCGTCCCTCGACACGAGCCACGGGAAGTTCGATGACCCATCACGATTGGGAGCACGTCCAGGAGGCCGCGAAGGCCGTCCGGGCGTCCTGGCAAGGAAGCCCGCGAATCGGCCTGGTGCTGGGCACCGGCCTGGGAGCCCTGGCCCGCGAGATCGAGTCGCCGGTCGCGATCCCATACCCCAAGATCCCCCACTTCCCGCGCTCCACGGTCGAGGGCCACGCCGGCCAGCTCGTCTGCGGGACCCTCGCCGGCCATCCCGTGATGGCGATGGAAGGGCGGTTCCACCTGTACGAGGGCTACTCCGCCGCCCAGGTGACGTTCCCGATCCGCGTGATGAAGGAGATGGGCTGCGAGTTGCTCGTGGTCTCCAACGCCTGCGGCGGCCTGAACCCCCAGTTCCGCAAGGGGGACCTCATGGTCATCGAAGACCACATCAACCTGCTGGGCCTCAACCCACTCATCGGCCCCAACGACGACCGCCTCGGCCCCCGCTTCCCGGATATGAGCGGGCCCTACGACGAGGGGCTGCAGGATCTGGCCCTCCGCGTGGCCCTTGAAGCGAACGTCGTCGCCCATCGGGGCGTCTACGTGGCGGTGACGGGCCCGAACCTGGAGACCCGGGCCGAGTACCGATTCCTCCGCGCCATCGGGGCCGACGTCGTCGGCATGTCCACGATCCCCGAGGTCCTGGTCGCCGTCCACGCCGGGATCAAGGTCCTGGGCTTCTCGATCGTCACCGACATGTGCCTGCCCGACGCGCTGGAGCCGGCGCGGATCGAGGACATCATCGCCGTCGCCAACCAGGCCGAAGCCAAGCTCCGCACCATCGTCCGGGGCGTCCTCGAACGCTGGCCGGGCTGAGCCGGAACGAGGCCAAGAGTCGAGCCCCCTCGCACCGATCCAGGGATCCCGAAGCGTCATGTCCACGAACGCCAAGCCGTATAAAGAGACCTTGAACCTGCCCGCCACCGGGTTCGAGATGAAGGCCAACCTGCCCGCCCGCGAGCCGAAGATGCAGGAGAGCTGGCGCGAGCAGGACCTCTACGGCCAGCTCCGCCGCGCCCGCAAGGAGGCCCCCCGCCGCGTGCTCCACGACGGCCCGCCGTACGCCAACGGCGACATCCACATGGGGACGGCCCTCAACAAGATGCTCAAGGACTTCGTCGTCCGCTCGCTCTCGATGCGCGGCTTCGACAGCCCTTACGTCCCCGGCTGGGACACCCACGGCCTGCCGATCGAGCACAAGGTCATGAAGGACCTGGGCTCGAAGGCCGCGTCCCTCAGCCGCGCCGAGATCCGCGAGCTCTGCCGCGTCGAGGCCATGAAGTGGGTCGACGTCCAGCGCGCGCAGTTCCGCCGCCTGGGAGTGCTCGGCGACTGGGACGATCCCTACCTGACCCTCGACCACCGCTACGAGGCCGGGATCGTCGACGTCCTGGCCGACCTCCTCGACGGCGGCTACGTCTTCCGCCAGCTCAAGCCGATCCACTGGTGCACCTCCGACCAGACCGCGCTGGCCGAGGCCGAGCTGGAGTACCGCGACTCGACCTCGCCCAGCATCTACGTCAACTTCCCGATGGTCGCCGGCGTCCCCGACGCCTGGCTCCAGGCCGACGGCTCGAAGGCCGAGGACTGGCGGGCGATGATCTGGACGACGACCCCCTGGACCCTCCCGGCCAACGTCGCCATCGCCGTCCACCCCGACCTGACCTACGCCGGCGTCCGCTACACCGACCCCGAGTCCGGCCGGACCGTCCGCACGATCCTGGGGGCGGACCTCGTCGCCAGGGTCATGGAGCTGAAGAGGGTCGCCGACTTCGTCGAGGTCGGCCGCTGCAAGGGTCGCGAGCTGGAGCACGCGGAGTACCGCCACCCGTTCGTGCAGCGGGTCTCGCCGATCGTGCTGGCGACCTACGTCAGCGTCGACGACGGCACCGGGCTGGTCCACACCGCCCCCGGCCACGGCGGCGAGGACTACCTGACCGGGCGCGCCTATCAACTCCCGGTCCTGAGCCCGGTCGACCCGGCGGGCAAGTTCACCGACGAGGCCCCCGAATGGCTCGTCGGCCTCCACGTCCTGGCGGGCAATCCCAAGGTCGTCGCTCATCTCAAGGAGTCGGGCGACCTCTACGTCGAGACGCCGCTGACGCACAGCTACCCCCATTGCTGGCGCTGCAAGAAGCCGGTCATCTTCCGGGCGACCGAGCAGTGGTTCGTCGGCGTGGACCGCAACGACCTTCGCGGGCGGACGTTGGAGGAGATCAAGAACGTCAAGTGGTATCCCGAGTGGGGCCAGTCGCGGATCGAGGCGATGGTGTCGCTCCGGCCGGACTGGTGCATCAGCCGCCAGCGGTCGTGGGGCGTGCCGATCCCGGCCCTGGGCTGCACCGCCTGCAACGCCCAGCTCCTCACCGCCGAGACCGCCCGCCATTTCCGCGACCTCTTCCGCAAGGAAGGGGCCGACGCCTGGTTCGGCAAGCCCGTCGAGGAGATCCTCCCCCCCGGCGCGAAGTGCCCCCAATGCGGCGGGACCAGCTTCCGCAAGGAAGGGGACATCCTGGACGTCTGGTTCGAATCCGGATCCAGCCACCGGGCCGTGCTGGCCGGGGGCGGGGGCTTCGAACTGGGCTTCCCCGCGCACATGTACCTGGAGGGCTCCGACCAGCATCGCGGCTGGTTCCAGTCGTCGATCCTGACGGCGGTCGGGACCACGGGGAAGGCCCCGTTCGAGAGCATCCTGACCCACGGGTTCGTCGTCGACGACAAGGGCCGGAAGATGGCCAAGTCCGAGGGCAACGCCATCCCCGCCGTCAAGGCGACCGAGCAGCACGGCGCCGACGTCCTCCGGCTCATGGTCTCCAGCATGGACTACGCCGACGACATCCGGATCAGCGAACGCTCGATCAAGGAAGCGTCCGAGGCGTATCGCAAGATCCGCAACACGTTCCGCTACCTCCTGGGGAACCTGGAGGACTACGCCGGGTTCGACCCGACGACCGTCGACCTGGCGACCCTCCACGAGATCGACCACTGGGCCCTCGGCCAGCTCAACCAGGTGATCCGCGACGCCCTCGCCGCCTATGAGCGGTTCGAGTTCTACCGGGTCTATTCGCGGATCTACCAGTTCTTCTCGGTGGAGCTGTCGAGCTTCTACCTCGACGTGCTGAAGGACCGGCTCTACGCCGAGGAGCCCCTGGGCCCCGACCGCCGCGCCGCGCAGTTCGTCCTGTCCAAGCTGCACGACGTCCTGACCCGGCTGCTGGCGCCGATCCTCCCGCACACGGCCGAGGAATCCTGGGGCTACCTGCCGCACGGCCAGGGCTTCCCGGCGAGCGTCCACCTGGCGACGTTCCCCGAGCCCGACCCCCGCTGGGACGACCACGAGCGCGACGCGCGCTGGGACGTCCTCAGCGAGGCCCGCGACGCCATCCTCCGGGCGCTCGAAGGGCTTCGCAAGGACAAGACGATCGGCAGCGCCCAGGAGGCGTCCGTGGTGATCACGGTCCCGACGGCCGACCTGCCGCTCCTCCAGGCCGACCGCGACCTGCTGGCGACCATCTGCCTGGTCTCGGAAGTCGAGGTCCGCGAGGCGGAAGGGGCCCCGGCGGCCGGCGCCGATCGGTTCGCGGTGTCGGCCTCGCGCTCGTCGTACGGCAAGTGCGAGCGTTGCTGGAACTACCGGCCGAGCGTCGGCCGGGCCGCCGAACACCCGACGCTCTGCGAGCGCTGCGTCCGCGTCGTGACGGCCCAGGCCGAGAAGGGCCCGGCCCGATGACCTCGACGCCGAGCGGCCCCCCGCGCCGGCCGATCTCGCCGATCCGGCTGGGGGTCTGCGTCTCCGGGGGCGGCACCACGCTCCAGAACCTGCTCGACCGGATCGAAGCCGGGACGCTCGACGCCCGGGTCGTCCAGGTCGTCGCCAGCCGCGGCGGGATCGCCGCGATCGCCAGGGCCGAGAAGGTCGGGCTCCCCGTCGCCGTCGCCGACTCGGCCAGGCAACGGACCGACCTCGAAGCCTTCAGCGCGTCGGTCTTCGATCCGATCCGGGAGAGCGGGGCGGACCTCGTCCTGCTCGCCGGATTCCTCGCCCTGGTCAAGATCCCCGACGACTTCAAGGGGAGGGTCGTCAACATCCACCCCGGCCTGATCCCGTCGTTCTGCGGCAAGGGCTACTATGGCGATCGCGTCCACCAGGCCGCTCTCGACTACGGCGTGAAGATCAGCGGCTGCACCGTCCACTTCGCCAGCGACGAGTACGACGAAGGCCCGATCATCCTCCAGAAGACCGTCCCCGTGCTGGAAGGCGACGACGCCCGCGCCCTGGCCGCCCGCGTCTTCGAGGCCGAACGCGAGGCCCTCCCCGAAGCCGTCGCCCTCTATGCCTCCGGCCGCCTTCGCATCGAAGGCCGTCGGGTGCGGATCGTCTCGCCGGGAGACGAGCCGGACGTCTGATCTCGTCTCCTCCCTCCCCGATCCTCTTGGCTCACCGGACGTCCGGGATGCCGGGATGATCCGCCGGGCGGGGACCGGGCGCGGGCCAGTGGAACGTGCGCTCGTCCTCGCGGATCGAGACGTCGTTGATGCTGGCCTCGCGACGGCGCATCAGGCCCTTCTCGTCGAACTCCCACAGCTCGTTGCCGTAGCTGCGATACCAGCGGCCCGAATCGTCGCGCCACTCGTAGCGGAATCGGACGGCGATGTGGGCGTCGGTGAAGGCCCACAAGGCCTTGACCAGCCGGTAGTCAAGCTCCTTCGCCCACTTGCGGGCGAGGAAGGCCCGGATCTCGTCGCGACCGACGAGGAATTCCGAGCGGTTGCGCCACGCGGAGTCCTCGGTGTAGGCGAGGGCCACGCGGTCGGGATCGCGCGAGTTCCAGGCGTCCTCGGCCGCCCGGACTTTCCGAGCGGCCGACTCCGCCGTGAAGGGGGGCGCGTTCGCCGAAGGGCCCTGGGACGCGGCCGGCGTTTGCGAGTTCATCGGACTCTCCTGCGAGCGTAAAAGGCGAAGGGCTTACTCCGAGAACGCCTCCAGCTCCGCGCAGGAGGAGAAGGCCTGATCGGGGGCGTCGCCCGAGGCGGGGACGCCGACGACGCGAACGCCTCGCGCGGCGACGGGCTCCTTGAGCTTCAGTTCGAACGGCTGGCCGGGCTTGAGGTCGGCGGCCTGGGTCGCGGTCGCGGCGGGGTAGTCGGCCAGCTCGCCGATGGTCTCCCAGGGGCCCTCGGCGTCGCGTCGGATCTGCACGCGCGGCTTCCCCTTCGTCGCGTCGAACCAGCCGCCGTCGTGGAAGGTTCGGCCGTGCCGGAAGACGACGCGACGGACCGGGGTCGGCTCGGTGAGGGCGACGGCGTACCAATCTTCGCCGTCCTTCGGCTTGCGGGCGTCGAAGGTCACGACGTAGGTCTCCGGATCGCCGTCGTTGATCGAGCCGCCGACGTTCCCCTCGCGCGAGCGGGACTCCTCGGCGTAGGCGAGGATCGAGTCGCGCACGGCGAGCGGGACGCCCGGCGCGCGGAGCCAGACGCGATACGCGCCGCCGGTCGAGCCGGCGTCGGCGAACGGCACGAGGACGGCGGGGGACGGGGCGGCGTTGGGATCGCGGCCGACGACCGGCAGGCGGAACGCCAGGTCCTGGCCCGGGACCGCCTCGACCTTCTCGAAGGCCGTCAGGCCGACGGCCCTCGCGGGGGGGCCGCCGGGGTTTCGGGCCTCGTCGTACGCCAGGACGAACGGGCCCCAGGTCAGCGCCGCGCAGTCGGGGTTGGAAACGCCGCCGGGGACCGCCCTCGGCTCCAAATCGACGTTGACCTGGATCGTCGTGCCGTCGCGCCAATCATTGGACGAGAGCACGATCGAGCCGTCCGGCAGGACCTTCAACTCGGAGGACGAGCCCTTCGTCGAGACCCGAAGCGTGCGGCTCCAGGCCGGCTTCGGGATCACGATCGAGAGGGCGAACGGCCCGAAGGCGCGAAGCGTCATCGTCGAGGTCCCCGATCGCGGGAACTCGCTCGACTGGTCGATCACGACGTCGCGGCCGGCGACCGGGAACGTCGCCTCCGAGGTCTCCCGCGTCTCGACGATCACCGCGTCGCGGCCCTCCCACTCGGTCGTCAGGTAGGCCGCCTGCACGACCAGGGCCATGCCGCGAGGCCCGCTGGAGTGGCAGCAGGTGATATGGGCGTCGTACTGCTTCCGGCCTTCCAGGGCCGTGTAATAGCACCAGTCGTCGCCCGCCGGATGCTGAGCCGCGGCCAGGTGGTTGTACGCGGCCAGTTCGATCGCCTCGGCGTACTTCCGCTCGCCGGTGAACCGCAGCAGTTGCAGCGAGAGCTGGATCCAGGTGGTCGTCACGCAGACCTCGCCGATGTGGGCGCCGACCGAATTCGGCAGGACGTGGGCCTCGTGGAAGTGCTCTCCCGCGCTGGCCGAGCCGGTGACGTACAGCCGGTTGGCGACGACGTCGTCCCAGGCGTGGATCACGGGGTCGAGGTACGCCCGGTCGCCCGTCGCGCGGGCCAGCTCGCAGAGGCCGACGAGGTTCGAGAGCATCTCATACGCCTTGCCGTTGCCGACCTCGTCCACCCCCTTGCCGGCCGTGAGGCGCGACAGGATCTCCGGCCCGCCGGCCTCGTCCCACGACTTCACGAGGTAGCGGGCGAAGTCCAGATATCGCGCGTCGCCGGTGGAGCGGTACAGCAGGACGATCGGCTCCAGGACGCTGGTCGCCGCCATGCCGACGTGGGTGCCGGCTTCCAGGATGCTCCGCTTCGCCGGGAAGGTCGCGATCAGCAGGTCGCCCATGCGCCGGCAGGCGTCGAGCGCGGCGGGATCGCCGGTGTACTGGTGATAGGTCAGCAGCCCGATCAAATTGTACTTGTGCGACCAGACGTCCCAGTCGGCGCCGGGAAAGAGGCCGAACCGCTTCTCCGGGACGTAGGTGCCGAGATAGCCGTCGGGCTCCTGGCAGGCGACCAAATCGGCGACGACCTTGTCGAGCTTCGCCTTGAGGGCGGGATCGCCGGTGTTCGCCCAGGCGAGGGTCGCCGCGTGCAGCCACTTGCCGACGTGCTCGCCGATCCAGGGGTGGCTCCCCGGCCGCTTCCGATAGCCCGCGAGCAGCGGCTCGACGTCCACGTTCAGGAGCCGGACCTTCTCATTCAGCGCGACCCGATTCCCCAGCCAGCCCCCCAGCTTGATGCGGGACGGAGAGAGCAGGCGGGCCGCGTCCGGCAGCCTGTCGGGCGTCTTGTAGGCGAGGGGCTCGATCCGGTCGGCCGACGCCGTCGACGGGGCCGTCAGCCCGACCAAAAGTGAGAGGAGCAGGGTCGTCCGCTTCATGGCGATGGTCCTGGATGTCGAGGTGCGTCGCGAGGTCAGAGCAGCAGGGAGTCGAGCCGCGCCAGGCCGACGGGCTCGCGGCTGGCGAACGGCTCGGCGTGCCCGACGCCGACCATGTGGCCCCAGTATCGGGTGCGGTCGCAGACCGATTCGATCACGCCCGGTCGCCCCGCCGGCTGGTTGTCGACGAGCTGCGAGCGATAGCAGTTCAGCGCGGCGACCTTGGCGTCGAGTTCCTCGGAGATGTCGAGCACCAGGCTGGGCCGCTCGGTGATTCGCAGGTGGACGCTGAAGTAGTAGAGGATGCGCGCGGGGTGGAACGGCTCTCCGGGGATGTCGGACTTGGAAAGCTTGCTCCAGAATCGGGCGTCCTCGACGAGCTTGGTGGCCGCGGTGTGGTCCGGGTGGGCGTCTTCCCAGTAGGGGGCGAAGATCAGGCGGGGGCGGACTCGTCGGAAGACCGCCGCGAGCGCCCGGCGGCTGGCCAGGTCGGGCTGGAGGCTCCGGTTCGGGAGGCCCAGGTTCTCACGCCAGGGGTTTCCCAGCTTCGCGTTCGCGGCGGCCGTCTCGGCCTTCCGGATTTCCAGGCTGCCGAGCGGGGTGGGCTCGCCGCTGGTGAGGTCGAGGACGCCGACCTTCCAGCCTTGCTTCCGGAGTCGGAGGATCGTCCCGCCGACCCCGAGTTCCGCGTCGTCGGGATGGGGAGACACGACCAGGGCGTCGAGCATGAGAACGTCCCGCCTGGGGGTTCGAGGCGTCTGCCGCCGAGCCCCGCGACCCGCGCCGGCCCGTCGAACCGTCTCGATCAGATTACCCTGCTCAGGGCCGAAGCGACAGGGGAGCGATCGACGGCCCCGTCGCCGGCCGGGACGACTGGCGAGAGACACCCCAGGGAGAAGGACTCCGGACGCTTACGCCGCCCGCGCCGTCCTGGCGGGACGGCGGAACCAAGGGGAGGCCGAGGAGCGGGACCGACGCCTGGACGACCTGGCCCGTCGCGACCTGGCCGCGCGATCGGTCCGGACGGCGGAGTTCCGGACCCGGATCGACGAGACTCGCCGGGGCCATCGCGGCAAGTCCGCCCTCACCGCGAGGCTCGATCGCATGTTCGGGAAGTGAGCCCGAGCCGCGGCGCATAAAAGAGG includes:
- a CDS encoding TPR end-of-group domain-containing protein; protein product: MGGSNDWMGDSTGDRPTPETSTRRVREQSQRDFEIEFLGGILERDPYLVEVLRVHANNLAAKGLYTRALQLDRRLVRLLPEDAIAWYNLACSYAMMGMIDPAFAGLQRSLELGYQCQERLRHDPDLKTLRRDPRFQRLIRRFEFIL
- a CDS encoding purine-nucleoside phosphorylase → MTHHDWEHVQEAAKAVRASWQGSPRIGLVLGTGLGALAREIESPVAIPYPKIPHFPRSTVEGHAGQLVCGTLAGHPVMAMEGRFHLYEGYSAAQVTFPIRVMKEMGCELLVVSNACGGLNPQFRKGDLMVIEDHINLLGLNPLIGPNDDRLGPRFPDMSGPYDEGLQDLALRVALEANVVAHRGVYVAVTGPNLETRAEYRFLRAIGADVVGMSTIPEVLVAVHAGIKVLGFSIVTDMCLPDALEPARIEDIIAVANQAEAKLRTIVRGVLERWPG
- a CDS encoding beta-L-arabinofuranosidase domain-containing protein, encoding MKRTTLLLSLLVGLTAPSTASADRIEPLAYKTPDRLPDAARLLSPSRIKLGGWLGNRVALNEKVRLLNVDVEPLLAGYRKRPGSHPWIGEHVGKWLHAATLAWANTGDPALKAKLDKVVADLVACQEPDGYLGTYVPEKRFGLFPGADWDVWSHKYNLIGLLTYHQYTGDPAALDACRRMGDLLIATFPAKRSILEAGTHVGMAATSVLEPIVLLYRSTGDARYLDFARYLVKSWDEAGGPEILSRLTAGKGVDEVGNGKAYEMLSNLVGLCELARATGDRAYLDPVIHAWDDVVANRLYVTGSASAGEHFHEAHVLPNSVGAHIGEVCVTTTWIQLSLQLLRFTGERKYAEAIELAAYNHLAAAQHPAGDDWCYYTALEGRKQYDAHITCCHSSGPRGMALVVQAAYLTTEWEGRDAVIVETRETSEATFPVAGRDVVIDQSSEFPRSGTSTMTLRAFGPFALSIVIPKPAWSRTLRVSTKGSSSELKVLPDGSIVLSSNDWRDGTTIQVNVDLEPRAVPGGVSNPDCAALTWGPFVLAYDEARNPGGPPARAVGLTAFEKVEAVPGQDLAFRLPVVGRDPNAAPSPAVLVPFADAGSTGGAYRVWLRAPGVPLAVRDSILAYAEESRSREGNVGGSINDGDPETYVVTFDARKPKDGEDWYAVALTEPTPVRRVVFRHGRTFHDGGWFDATKGKPRVQIRRDAEGPWETIGELADYPAATATQAADLKPGQPFELKLKEPVAARGVRVVGVPASGDAPDQAFSSCAELEAFSE
- the purN gene encoding phosphoribosylglycinamide formyltransferase, which produces MTSTPSGPPRRPISPIRLGVCVSGGGTTLQNLLDRIEAGTLDARVVQVVASRGGIAAIARAEKVGLPVAVADSARQRTDLEAFSASVFDPIRESGADLVLLAGFLALVKIPDDFKGRVVNIHPGLIPSFCGKGYYGDRVHQAALDYGVKISGCTVHFASDEYDEGPIILQKTVPVLEGDDARALAARVFEAEREALPEAVALYASGRLRIEGRRVRIVSPGDEPDV
- a CDS encoding DUF1348 family protein, encoding MNSQTPAASQGPSANAPPFTAESAARKVRAAEDAWNSRDPDRVALAYTEDSAWRNRSEFLVGRDEIRAFLARKWAKELDYRLVKALWAFTDAHIAVRFRYEWRDDSGRWYRSYGNELWEFDEKGLMRRREASINDVSIREDERTFHWPAPGPRPADHPGIPDVR
- the bshB1 gene encoding bacillithiol biosynthesis deacetylase BshB1, encoding MLDALVVSPHPDDAELGVGGTILRLRKQGWKVGVLDLTSGEPTPLGSLEIRKAETAAANAKLGNPWRENLGLPNRSLQPDLASRRALAAVFRRVRPRLIFAPYWEDAHPDHTAATKLVEDARFWSKLSKSDIPGEPFHPARILYYFSVHLRITERPSLVLDISEELDAKVAALNCYRSQLVDNQPAGRPGVIESVCDRTRYWGHMVGVGHAEPFASREPVGLARLDSLLL
- the ileS gene encoding isoleucine--tRNA ligase; this translates as MSTNAKPYKETLNLPATGFEMKANLPAREPKMQESWREQDLYGQLRRARKEAPRRVLHDGPPYANGDIHMGTALNKMLKDFVVRSLSMRGFDSPYVPGWDTHGLPIEHKVMKDLGSKAASLSRAEIRELCRVEAMKWVDVQRAQFRRLGVLGDWDDPYLTLDHRYEAGIVDVLADLLDGGYVFRQLKPIHWCTSDQTALAEAELEYRDSTSPSIYVNFPMVAGVPDAWLQADGSKAEDWRAMIWTTTPWTLPANVAIAVHPDLTYAGVRYTDPESGRTVRTILGADLVARVMELKRVADFVEVGRCKGRELEHAEYRHPFVQRVSPIVLATYVSVDDGTGLVHTAPGHGGEDYLTGRAYQLPVLSPVDPAGKFTDEAPEWLVGLHVLAGNPKVVAHLKESGDLYVETPLTHSYPHCWRCKKPVIFRATEQWFVGVDRNDLRGRTLEEIKNVKWYPEWGQSRIEAMVSLRPDWCISRQRSWGVPIPALGCTACNAQLLTAETARHFRDLFRKEGADAWFGKPVEEILPPGAKCPQCGGTSFRKEGDILDVWFESGSSHRAVLAGGGGFELGFPAHMYLEGSDQHRGWFQSSILTAVGTTGKAPFESILTHGFVVDDKGRKMAKSEGNAIPAVKATEQHGADVLRLMVSSMDYADDIRISERSIKEASEAYRKIRNTFRYLLGNLEDYAGFDPTTVDLATLHEIDHWALGQLNQVIRDALAAYERFEFYRVYSRIYQFFSVELSSFYLDVLKDRLYAEEPLGPDRRAAQFVLSKLHDVLTRLLAPILPHTAEESWGYLPHGQGFPASVHLATFPEPDPRWDDHERDARWDVLSEARDAILRALEGLRKDKTIGSAQEASVVITVPTADLPLLQADRDLLATICLVSEVEVREAEGAPAAGADRFAVSASRSSYGKCERCWNYRPSVGRAAEHPTLCERCVRVVTAQAEKGPAR